Proteins encoded by one window of Hafnia alvei:
- the guaD gene encoding guanine deaminase — protein MSGQHSLKAIRGNFLDIVKTVEQPEEIESHLRFIEDGLMLLRSGKVEWFGTWQEGKHLIPEGIRVRDYSGKMIVPGFVDTHIHYPQSEMVGAYGEQLLEWLNKHTFPAERRYNDIEYAREMSAFFIKQLLRNGTTTALVFGTVHPESVDALFEAAHNINMRMIAGKVMMDRNAPDYLLDTAETSYSQSKALIERWHHNGRLLYAITPRFAPTSTPEQLAMAQRLREEYPDTYLHTHLCENKDEIEWVKALYPERKGYLDVYHHYGLTGKNSVFAHCVHLEEPEWDCLRDTGSSIAFCPTSNLYLGSGLFNLRKAWHKQIKVGMGTDIGAGTTFNMLQTLNEAYKVMQLQGWRMSAYEAFYLATLGGAKALGLDGIIGNFNVGKEADFVVLEPTATPLQQLRYDNSVTLMDKLFVMMTLGDDRSIYRTYVDGQLVYERT, from the coding sequence ATGTCTGGACAACATTCTTTGAAAGCGATACGCGGTAATTTTTTAGATATCGTCAAAACAGTAGAGCAGCCTGAGGAAATTGAATCTCATCTGCGTTTTATTGAAGACGGCTTAATGCTGCTCCGCAGTGGGAAAGTTGAGTGGTTTGGCACATGGCAGGAAGGTAAGCATCTCATTCCAGAAGGTATCCGCGTACGTGACTACAGCGGAAAAATGATCGTGCCCGGTTTTGTGGATACCCATATTCACTATCCGCAAAGCGAAATGGTGGGGGCCTATGGTGAACAGTTGCTGGAATGGCTGAATAAACACACGTTTCCCGCCGAGCGGCGTTACAACGACATTGAATACGCGCGCGAAATGTCAGCTTTCTTTATCAAGCAGCTATTGCGCAACGGCACCACCACGGCGCTGGTATTTGGCACCGTTCACCCCGAATCGGTTGATGCGCTGTTTGAGGCCGCGCATAACATCAATATGCGAATGATTGCGGGCAAAGTGATGATGGATCGCAATGCCCCTGATTATTTGCTCGATACGGCGGAAACCAGCTATAGCCAAAGCAAGGCGCTGATCGAACGCTGGCACCACAATGGGCGTTTGCTCTATGCCATTACGCCGCGCTTTGCCCCAACGTCAACGCCAGAACAGCTGGCAATGGCGCAGCGGCTGCGTGAAGAGTATCCCGACACGTATCTACATACCCATCTTTGTGAAAATAAAGACGAAATTGAGTGGGTTAAAGCTCTGTATCCAGAGCGGAAGGGCTATTTAGACGTTTACCATCACTATGGGTTAACCGGTAAAAATAGCGTTTTTGCGCACTGCGTACATTTAGAAGAGCCCGAGTGGGACTGTTTGCGCGACACCGGCTCGTCGATCGCGTTTTGTCCAACGTCGAATTTGTATCTCGGCAGCGGCTTGTTCAACCTGAGAAAAGCGTGGCATAAGCAGATTAAAGTCGGCATGGGAACGGATATCGGCGCTGGAACCACCTTCAATATGCTGCAAACGCTGAATGAGGCGTACAAAGTGATGCAGCTTCAAGGGTGGCGAATGTCGGCCTATGAAGCGTTTTATCTGGCGACCCTAGGCGGTGCCAAAGCATTAGGGCTTGATGGCATCATCGGTAATTTCAATGTCGGCAAAGAGGCTGACTTTGTGGTTTTAGAGCCAACGGCAACGCCGTTACAGCAGCTCCGTTACGATAACTCTGTGACTCTCATGGACAAATTATTCGTGATGATGACGCTTGGCGATGACCGTTCGATCTACAGAACCTACGTGGATGGACAATTAGTGTACGAACGCACCTAA